Proteins from a genomic interval of Medicago truncatula cultivar Jemalong A17 chromosome 3, MtrunA17r5.0-ANR, whole genome shotgun sequence:
- the LOC11430843 gene encoding vegetative cell wall protein gp1 produces the protein MARIMRSSFLNLLLLVVLFTNLLHCFDAQPVPTPAPSPNSPSPAPNLRPPSPTPAPVPPPNSPPPAPVPSPISSPPPNPNAPEPEPTAAGQGGSSGLSGGQKAGIVIGTLLGAAILGFIGMVCWKRRVNIRRNRYSDAARNIEL, from the coding sequence ATGGCAAGAATAATGAGAAGTAGCTTCTTAAATCTTTTACTATTAGTGGTCTTATTTACAAATTTATTACACTGTTTTGATGCTCAGCCTGTGCCAACTCCTGCTCCATCTCCGAATTCACCTTCACCGGCTCCAAATTTGCGTCCACCTTCGCCTACACCAGCTCCTGTTCCGCCTCCTAATTCGCCTCCACCAGCGCCTGTTCCGAGTCCTATTTCTTCACCTCCCCCTAATCCAAATGCACCAGAACCGGAACCTACTGCGGCTGGTCAAGGAGGCTCATCGGGTCTAAGTGGCGGTCAAAAGGCGGGGATAGTAATAGGTACACTTCTGGGAGCTGCCATATTAGGTTTCATTGGAATGGTTTGCTGGAAGCGCCGAGTTAACATTAGAAGAAACCGTTATAGTGATGCTGCCAGAAACATTGAACTTTGA
- the LOC11421702 gene encoding glucose-6-phosphate/phosphate translocator 1, chloroplastic, giving the protein MISSLRQPGIVITGSDAGLRKRHATLVQPQSFLPSLVGGKSQRSVISMKKPLHIACAGVGNFGSVKNFEFESEKKSFEKGDLVKCEAYEADRSEVEGAETPSEAAKKVKIGIYFATWWALNVVFNIYNKKVLNAYPYPWLTSTLSLACGSLMMLISWATRIAEAPKTDLEFWKTLFPVAVAHTIGHVAATVSMSKVAVSFTHIIKSGEPAFSVLVSRFILGETFPVPVYLSLIPIIGGCALAAVTELNFNMIGFMGAMISNLAFVFRNIFSKKGMKGKSVSGMNYYACLSILSLAILTPFAIAVEGPAMWAAGYKTALAEIGPQFLWWVAAQSIFYHLYNQVSYMSLDEISPLTFSIGNTMKRISVIVSSIIIFHTPIQPVNALGAAIAVFGTFLYSQAKQ; this is encoded by the exons ATGATTTCATCGTTGAGACAACCTGGTATTGTGATCACTGGTTCTGATGCCGGTTTAAGGAAAAGACATGCAACCCTAGTTCAACCACAATCTTTTCTCCCATCTTTGGTTGGTGGAAAATCACAAAGATCTGTGATTTCAATGAAGAAGCCTCTTCATATTGCATGTGCTGGTGTTGGAAATTTTGGGTCAgtgaagaattttgaatttgaatcagAGAAGAAGAGTTTTGAAAAGGGTGATTTGGTGAAGTGTGAAGCTTATGAAGCTGATAGATCAGAGGTTGAAGGAGCAGAAACACCTTCAGAGGCTGCAAAGAAAGTGAAAATTGGGATATATTTTGCAACTTGGTGGGCTTTGAATGTTGTGTTTAATATTTACAACAAGAAGGTTTTGAATGCTTACCCTTACCCTTGGCTTACATCAACTCTCTCACTTGCTTGTGGCTCTCTTATGATGTTGATCTCTTGGGCCACTAGGATTGCTGAAGCTCCTAAGACTGATCTTGAATTTTGGAAGACTTTGTTCCCT GTTGCTGTTGCACACACAATTGGACATGTCGCGGCTACGGTTAGTATGTCCAAAGTGGCTGTGTCGTTTACACATATCATCAAGAGTGGCGAGCCTGCTTTTAGTGTTCTGGTTTCGAGATTTATCTTGGGTGAAACCTTCCCCGTGCCAGTCTATCTGTCTTTAATTCCAATCATTGGTGGATGTGCACTTGCTGCTGTGACTGAACTCAATTTCAATATGATTG gTTTTATGGGGGCTATGATATCAAATCTGGCATTTGTGTTCCGCAACATCTTCTCGAAAAAGGGGATGAAGGGAAAGTCTGTTAGTGGAATGAATTACTATGCTTGTTTATCTATTTTGTCCCTTGCAATTCTCACACCCTTTGCAATTGCTGTGGAAGGACCAGCAATGTGGGCTGCTGGATATAAAACAGCTCTCGCTGAAATTGGACCCCAATTCTTATG GTGGGTAGCAGCTCAGAGTATATTCTATCATCTATACAATCAGGTGTCTTACATGTCGTTGGATGAGATCTCTCCCCTAACATTTAGCATTGGAAACACCATGAAACGTATATCTGTCATAGTATCTTCAATTATCATCTTCCATACACCAATTCAGCCTGTCAATGCTCTTGGAGCCGCAATTGCTGTCTTCGGGACCTTCTTATACTCTCAG GCAAAACAATAG